Below is a genomic region from Miscanthus floridulus cultivar M001 chromosome 1, ASM1932011v1, whole genome shotgun sequence.
gtccgctTGTTCAGGTTCAAAGCTAGGATTATGTTTTTTTTTAGGGATGGAGTAGAACAAGAAGACAGTACATCATAGGCGCTTAAGACAATAGGAAGAGCTGCGGTCTGCGGTCGTATGATTGCAAGCAGGCGGATTCTCCTTTTGCCCTTTATATTATAATAAGTCCCCAAAATGGAATTATGGATAGAAAATGTTGCTAAGAGAAGGGACGCCATCTGTGAAATTGATAAATAAATAGTAGCAGCATCGTCATCGTCGGTGAGGTGAGGCCATCGTACTCGTACTCATCTAGGCTGGTGACTGGCTTGCACTGTATCGAACGGCCGGCCGGctcctagtagtagtagtaggatagGAACAATACGCACGACGTCGTAGCGCCGTATACACCATGCTATCCTCTTCCTGTGACTTGGTTGGATGCCATAGATTCAGGCAACCAGGCACCTCCATCAGCATCCAGGTCCGAACCTAATCGATGAGGCTTGAACCGACGTATGCAGCTGTTCGTTTGTGgcctgtcgtaaacgatcgtaaattttcagtcggaacaagtatttttctctcatacaaactagccagcagtacttcttcacgaaccagcaacaatatgaaccagccaaccgaacaggctgatggtcgTCACTCGTCAAGTCGCAATTCGTAAACCGGACTCGTATTCCAAGCAACTATCCGTGGATCCTTCTTGACTCGTTGCATGATTGCAAATCGCATGCATGGACCGATCGACCTAGCGTGCGTGTGACTAGACTTTCACAGGTGATAGCTAGCTAGCCACACATCCATTTCATGATAAGCTCAGCGATTAACGCATCACACTGTAGTCTCTGATTCCACAGTGATTAGCACTGTACATGGAAGGGTTTAAGACAGAGCAAGCAAGCTGACTAGTGTAATGTAAGCAGGACATTTCTTATGGGCGTTGTTGCGTCGTCCTGCTTTAGACTTGGCTTCGCTTTGCTTGGACGCTGGCCAGACTAATTAAACCGGTGTCAGTACGACAGTGCAAgtgcaactgcaactgcaaccGTCGTGCGGTACTCGTGTAGTGCAAGCGTGAATTGTTCAGATGTTCATGTCGCCACAGTCAATGCACGAGCGACCATGGGCGGGCCGGGCTCCTCCCGTACGCACGTGGCGTCAGCGTCTTGCTTTCTGAATCTGTCGTAGTCGCAGCCAGCATTGTCAGTCATTCGGAATTTTTGGAGTCTGTACCAAGATCTCGCCGGACGTATCAGTACAGTGCGCGGGGGCACCAtcacaaaaagaagaaaagaaagtgCGTCTTGTAGCCTACTGGAGTTGGAGAGCTGAGGGAGGTTACAGATAGCTATCAGCTTAAGTCCAACCTAGATTCCCTTTGGGTTGAACCATTGGGTGCCATGCTAAGACCAACGCCTCCAACCCGACTGTCCAAGCATAAAATGTGCTCAAGCAAAAGCTAGGGGATCATAGATATACTGTACGGTCCGAACACTATAGCTTTGGATAGTATCAATGCCTTCTTCGCTGCGCCGTTGTCGCCCTCCAAACAAGAGGCCCTTCAGGCGCTCTTCGCTCCAGACTTCGATCTGGTTGCCACGGAGCTAAACCTCACTGGCTTCGAGCACGACGCTCTTTAGCCGCTGAGCTCAGGGCCTACTGGGTTTGGTCCCTACTGCTTGATCCTTCTCTTGGTCGCTAAGTATTTTCTTTTGTAAATCACAACTGTGTGATCTCTGTTAGTGTTTGGCTTGGTAATTACAAATTATCGTCCCAAGCTTTATTTTGTAAAACTCTACTTCTGCTTAATGAATATCGTGCCAATGGCTCGTTCGAGGAAAAAAATGAATTCATGAGAAGGACTGCCTTTCTCTGAAATCTTGTTAGGAGTAGGATTGTGTGGCCCAAGCTGAGCTTTTTCATAAACCTATCTGATTCAAAATATAGCAGcctattcggttggctggttcgtatcgttgctgattcgtaaagaagtactgctggctggtttgtgtgagagaaaaatactgttccggctaaaaatttacgatcgtttacgataagctacagccaaacgaacaggttgtAGGTCGTTTGGAACAATTACACCTCCACTCCTTAGTTTTTATAAAATATTTTTATGGCGACTCTGTAACTATATTTTTCCCAATAGTTTAGCAACCTCATGAGTCATGCCGTCCTTACCAGAATCTGACAATTCCACATAGTAGTACTTTAATAAGCAAACTACATAGCGTCAATTTCATCTTCCAATTTTTTATTCTAAACATATTTTGACCTGAAATGTTAAGCTAAAGTGGTGGAACAATTACAATGTAATGCAGGGGATGGTGTTGCTGGTGCTGTCCGTCTCCCTGCCGGCGCTGAAACCGCCGCCGTGCAACGCCGCCGGCGTGTGCCCGAAGGCGTCGGCGCTGCAGCTCGGGGTCTACTTCGGCGGGCTCTACATCATAGCCTTCGGCAACGGGGGCACCAAGCCCAACATCTCCACCATCGGGGCGGACCAGTTCGACGACTTCGACCCGCGGGAGaagatgcacaagctctccttctTCAACTGGTGGATGTTCACCATCTTCCTGGGCATCCTCTTCTCCTCCACCGTCCTCGTCTACCTGCAGGACAACGTCAGCTGGTCCATCGGCTACGGCATCCCCACGCTGGGCCTCATGGTCTCCATCTCCATCTTCCTCGCCGGCACCAGGCTGTACCGCCACAAGGTGCCGCAGGGCAGCGCGTTCACGAGCATGGGCAGGGTCATCGCCGCCGCACTCTGGAAATGGAGCGTCCCCGTCCCGGCCGACGCCAAGGAGCTGCACGAGCTGGACCTCGAGGAGTACACGAGGAAGCGCAGGTTCAGGATGGACTCCACCAACGCCATGAGGTTCCTCAACAAGGCCGCCGTGCCCGTGAACGACAACAAGGACGGCGGTTCGCTGGACACGACGTGGAGCCTGTGCACGGTGACCCAGGTGGAGGAGACGAAGCAGATCCTGAAGCTGATGCCCCTCCTGGTGACGATGTTCATGCCGTGCACGCTGATCGCGCAGACCAACACCCTGTTCGTGAAGCAGGGCACGACGATGGACCGGCACATGGGCCCGCACTTCGAGATCCCGCCGGCGAGCCTGGCCGCGTTCGTGACGCTGACCATGCTCGTGTCCATCGTGGTGTACGACCGGGTGTTCGTGAAGGCCGTCCGGCGATACACCGGGAACCCGCGCGGGATCACGCTCCTGCAGCGGATGGGCACGGGCATGCTGCTGCAggtggtgaccatggcggtggcgtcggtGATCGAGAGCCGGAGGCTGGCGTACGCCCGGAGCCACGGCCTGGACGTGACAGGGGGCCAGCTGGGGCTCACCATCTTCGTGCTGCTGCCGCAGTTCGTGCTGATGGGCCTCGCCGACGCGTTCCTGGTGGTGGGCAAGCTCGAGTTCTTCTACGACCAGGCGCCGGAGGGCATGAAGAGCCTGGGCACCGCCATGTCCCTCACGGCGTACGGCATCGGCAACATCCTCAGCAGCTTCCTGCTGTCCACGGTGACGCGCATCACGCGGGAGCGCGGCAACGCCTGGGTCAAAAACAACCTCAATGCCTCCAACCTCGACTACTACTACGCCTTCCTCACCGTGCTCGGCGGCGTCAACTTCGTCGCCTTCCTCGCGCTCAGCACCAGGTACAGGTACAAGGCACAGTCCAGTGACACCATCGACATTGTCATCGGCCTGGAGACCGAGAAAGCCAAGCTTCAGGCAGAGCCACTGGGTTGACGACACTCTGTGCTGCCTGCGCTGTGAAGGCGAAGAAGATCAGCCATGCATGTCGATGTGTTTTGTGTATCGCGCTGCTAAGCAGTAGAAACCACTTTGCAGCTCCAATATCAACTCCCTTGTAAAAAGTACAGGATTTACACCCATAAGTAGTGTTTGTGTGACGGCATCGGATCGGCCAGAAGCCCTGACGAAGCCCGCCTCATCACAGGAAGAAATGAGGACAAAGAACACCAAAAAATCGTCTCATCAACAAGACAGTAGATTTCTTGCAGAAAGGAGTGAGATATGCAGTAAATGGTCACTGATGTACCACTAGTGAACACACAGGGCAAAACAAATACAGGTGTTTCTTATAAGATTTTTAATTCTTCGATTCACACAAAAACTAGAGATCGATCCGTGGCATTTCTGAAATACGACAATTTTCTAAAATCCCCCAATATACCGATACCATGTctatattaatttttttataatGCATAATAAATGACTTAATATGTCATAGAACAAGGCAAAAATATTATAAATATAGTCTGTCATGATACATAGTAAACAGTTAAAATTCAACTAACCAATAAGCCACAAGAGTGAACACATTAACTCAAGTTCAACATTACCCCAAGACTAAATATGAATGCTCAACATAAGCTAAATATGGGATTTGTTTCATCCAAACTATCTCTATGTTTAAGAAGTTTCTCCGTGTTCACATATCATAACCTCAAATTCAAGCTTGTCCAATGTGATTAGTGGCAACTTGAAGTATCGTCGGGAAtttaaacttttattttttttagttatatatttttttatataattccCGATACGCGGAAGTATCATGGCTGATCGGCGTATTGAGAAGTTATCAGATACGGGTACGAATGTACGATACCATTCTTGATGTATCGGTTTACATGGATGGACATGAACTGGTCGCTTTGTGACGTGATGGTGTCGTCATACATCGATACCTCATCGATCAATGCAGCTCACAAAAGTTCGTCAGCGTTTCGAATCCTCCAAAGTCTTCTCATCAGTAGTTATCTACGGCGAGGCACGGATAGGAACTACCAGTAGCAGTAGTATTGCAAACAGATCAGTGAGCTGAGGATAATCACAGGCTCTGCAGGTAGCTCCAGTCGTCCGCAGAGACTTTCAGTGAGGCTTGAGAGTGAGAGGCAAGTGCGTCGTTGGACTGAAGAAAATACTGACAAGAGTGCATCGACAGGACCGTCGATGTTACCGGCACAAGCACCCAAAGTCGCCGAAAAATCGACTGATTCTGAGCGCCAAGAAAATTCGGTGCTCACAGTAGAGATGCACTTCATCCATGGCACCACCCATGAGTCCATGACAGTGAAGCAAACGATGGTATCCCTGTCCGCGATCCATGGTTGAAAGCTACGGCTTCCGAAAGCTCATACAGAAGACAGCAAGCGAAAAGAAAGTATCCATGAGAACCAAACAAAAAGTCCATACAAGGACAATGGCGCGTGCGATGAGTACAGCTGCAACGAGCTACCATTGCTGAGCCCAGCAGCTCATAGAGAAAAAACTCCTCGTTGTCAGTATACTGGAAGCATTACATGCACGACAAATTGAAGAACACCGTGATGATCGCCGCACTACATTTTCAGTCAGCACGGTTAGATTCCTCACTCCTTAGAATAGGAAGCGTGTTAGTCATTCCGTCGAGGCTGTCGACAGTCTGAGTACCAGTGTTTCCTTGATAGCCCGTTCGTCTGATcatgtttggcttataagccatggcttatcagccaacgaacaatatttttttctcacactaaataagtcaacagtattttcagtcatgacttatcagtcaaacaagcTCAAACGATCAGGGTGGGAATATGCTTGTTTAAATTCAGTGGCTAAAGTTTAAGGGTGTTATATCGGGTGTCACATGGGAGTGTtcagatagtaataataaaataaattacacaagTTCTCGGTAAtccacgagataaatttattaagcctaattaatctatcattagcgcgtgtgttactgtagcaccacattgtcaaatcatgagctaattaggtttaaaaaattcatctcgtaaattagtcgcaatctgtgtaattagttatttttagtctatatttaatattttatgcatgtgtcaAATATCCGATGTGATAGGGACACGAGGGAGAAACAAATAAGGAGTGAGAATGAAGCGAGCTGACTGACTTGGACTCTAGGAGTGTGATGGCTGGCGAGTGGCGACTTCTGCTAGGGTACGAAGCCGAAGCTTGTGGGCCTTGCTCAGTGCATTCGTTCAGTTCATCCATTCACATTATTGAATCATTGGGTTTGCTTGATCTGGATAAGCACTGCAATGCTGACTACTGACCATTGGCCACTGAAGACTTCTACTCCTTTGATTGATCAACTTTTGATGGATCATTTACTTTCAGCTCTGTAACTAGTGGAAGCGGCAGAAGAGAAGAGCAATTAGTCCTGTACTGTACTAGCGTATGTGTCAAGAGCTCAGTGAAAAGGGATAAgtggcatgttcgctggttggtttttgagCTGATAAACTTCGGTTgatgttggtttgttgtgagaaaaaaatactattggctgactgataagccctggttgaaaccaacaagtgaACAGACTGAAGAATCACTTGTCTTTGCCTCAAGGAAAAAAATTCATTTTGCCTCCCTCAACTATCGTGAAAATATGTTTTTCCTCCCTCAACTCTAAAACCAGAAATAGTTCATCTCTCATCTTTCAAAACCGTTCGGTTGACCTCCATGGCTGTTTTCAATgatggtttttctttttttttcttttatgtttatTTCGGCCGAATCTTTAAAAcattatagtaaatcatagaaaaatcataatatAAAAAATCCAATTGGGTTGCACTCAACATGAATAGATCTACAAAGTGAACATatgatatattatgttttagcaCAAAGTTTTTGCTATAACTTGATATCTatatttttctgtaattaattcatagctacgGTTTCTCTGGTCtaattgtgatgaaatttttatggtcagCTAATCATTACATTCTTGAGACGTAGTAAAAattcatgctcattggatcacgtatgattgagttatagatttatttagctTTATGTTtattaaatagtttttaaatgaaATTAAATCTGTAACTTAGTCATACATAATCCAATGAGCATGATtttttttgttggactccacatgagtagatctatacagtaaatatataatatggtatgttttagtataaagtttttgctaTAGGTTTAGATGTAAGTTTtcctataattaattcatagctgcagtttatgttgtccaattatggtgaaaattTTGCGTTGGTCTAATCATTGAATGCTTGAGATGTAGCAAAAAAattatactcattggatcatgtatgacCGAGTTATAGTTTTATCTACGTAAAACTATATAAATCAATAGATAAATCTATAAGTCAGTCAtatatgatccaatgagcatgaatTTTTTTCTACAGCTCAAGCATGTAATGATTAATccaccataaaattttcaccaCGATTGGAATAGAGAAACAcaactatgaattaattacaagaaaacatagatctaaagttatAACAAAAACTTTGTGCTAAAGCATAATATatcatatgttcactgtgtagatcaaCTCGTGTGGAGTCCAACCTAATTATAttttcattttataatttttttgtgatttattatgatgtttcaaaaattctgacgaaataaatataaaagaaaaaaaaggaaaaacagtCGTGGAGTCAAGTGACCGGTTTTGAAAGATGAGTGAGGAACTATTTCTGGTTTAGAGTTGAGGAAAGAAAAGCTGGCTTTCCTACCTCAACGGTGGAGCTACCGGGTGGTTCCCTTCCCATGGCCCGCGAACCAACCTGTCGTTTCCATGCAAGCCATTGAGGAGTCACCTGTAAAAGCTAGAATCTGGCCACTTCCGAAGACAATTAGCCCAATTGTCTTTTGGAGCCCATTAGCCCAAACAAATCAAACGGGAGAACTGGGCTGCAGCCACACGAGCCTGGGTGTTGGTTGGACCGCGCTTACTGTCCTCGGACGGGAATTCCACTCGGACGAGCCTACTGGTCTACGGGCCCGTGTCGAACCGAACAGGCCACTTGTTTTCGGCGGGATATCCTGCGCATAAAGCCCATCCACAGGTCCATCCGTCCCAACTACCAAGAATAACTGTTGCTTAAAAAAATAAGAACTACCAAGAATAACCGGCAAATTCAGGTCCAGCTGTCATGTTTACCTGGAACGGCGGCGCGGCAAGCGGGCACGGCCATATGCCAGCCGCCCGCCTCCCCATCCTGGCGTCCCCCGGCCTCTCCCTGAGGCCGAAAGCCAGGAGCTCATCCACCTCGTCGAGCACAACGGTCTCCTCCTTGAGGTCGAAGATGGCCTGGAGCAGCGAGACGTAGAGGATCACGTTGAGAGGGTACCCGTCGACCCAGTGGCAGGCCTCGCCCGGGGGCCCGGTGCCAGGAGCGGAGCGCCAGGCGAGGGCGAGCACGGCGTCGCAGAGGGCGCGCATGGTGTCCGAGGCCTTGCTGGTGTCGATGGCGCGCGCGTCGGCGGCCTGCGCGATCTCCCGGAACCGGAGCACGGGGGCGTTGAGGCGGTCCAGCGGGAGGGACGGGTGGTGGATGAGGCCCGCCTCCAGGAGCTTGAGTTGCCGGCGATGCCATTGGTGGTGCTCGCCGCTGTCGGCGAAGTCGGCCAGCTTCAGCTGCCGGAGGAGCTCGAGCGGTAGGATGATCGTGTCCGCCTTCTTCCCCACCTGCAACGTTAATCTGTCATCAATTCTTAACCTTTTAAACGTGCATGAATGCAGACGCGACGCGCGCATCAATGGAGGTGCCTGAATTCCACCATGCATGAGTGTGGACGGACGGACCTGGCCGacgagggtgcgcgtgagcgtctTGCGCAGGCGGGCGTCGCTCTGCTCCATGACCCGCATCTGCTGCCGCATGATCTCGGCCGAGGTCATCGGCCGCCGGGACTTCCTGGTCCCTCACCGAGCGCATCCGGCCAGGCGACCCCGGTGCGGACGACGAGTTCATGCTGCTCCGCACGGTGGTGGGCTGCGACGACCGCCGCGCCTTGAGCCCCAGCGCCCTCTTCACCCTGCTGCTGACGACATTCATCCCCGTGCCGCCTCTCGGGCCGGACCGGATCGTGGGCGACCCGTCGTCTCCCCCCGCTGTCCCCGCCCGACGGGTAATAGTTCAACCCGctgccgcctcctcctcccctgcCCCCGGCAGCGCGGCACGACATGAAGAAGACCTCGTACGCGGCCTCCCGGAGCTCGGCACGGGAGAGGCCATCGACGTGCCCAAAGGGGCACTCGACGGTTtccgctgctgcggcggcggtggcggtggcggtggatccGAGGCTGCGCACGTCGAGGTCGGCGGCGGTGGTCTCGGAGGAGCGCGCGAAGTAGGAGGCGGAGCTCATGAGTCGGACATGGACAACGCTGGGGATCGACAGGATGGTCCACAACGTGTGCTTCGCCTGGGTACTCTTCCAGCAGTACGTGGCCACCGGGCAGATCGAGCCGGACCTCGCCGGCGCCGCGCTCACGGTGCTCGGTGACGTGGCAGCCGACGCCAGGCAGGAGGACCATGACCCGGTGTACGCCCGAGTGCTCTCCAGCGTTCTCGGGGCGATACATGACTGGTCGGAGAAACGATTGCTTGATTACCATGAATGGTACGGGAAGGGCATGGCTGCCACCAGCGCTGGGGCAATGATGAGTGCCCTGTCGCTAGCACTTTCCACGAGCAAGATCATCGCAGAGAGTATGCCTGGGATGGGCATCGCTCTGGCAGAATCCGAGCACGAAGGCGACGGCATCGGGAGCTTCGCTGGCAACCGCGTGGATCACTACGTCAGGTGCTCCATGAGAAATGTCTTCACCAATGTTAGCAACGTACGTATATACGTGGCCACAATGTCAATGCCGTGCCAAGATGTTGAGAAATCTGATGCAACCACAGACACTGGAGAACGAGCTTGGACAAGGAAACAGCATGATCATCCAACGCGACGACGATCCCAGCGAGATTGTGGCACGGCTCGCCCAGGACACGGAGCAGCTGGCTCAGTTCGAGCTGGACAACTTCAGCCCGGTGCTGAAGCGGTGGCACCCGTTCCCGGGCGCGGCTGCCGTGGCCACGCTCCACAGCTGCTACGGCGTCGTGCTGAAGCAGTACGTGGCCAAGGCCACGTGCCTGACCAACGAGCTCGTGCACGTGCTGCACGCGGCGGGCAGGCTCGAGAAGGCCCTGGTGCCGATGATGGTCGAGGACGTGGCGGACAGTGACGACGGCGGCAGGTCGCTGGTCAGGGAGGTCGTCCCCTACGACGTGGAGTCCCTGGTGGCGCGCTTCTTCAGGACCTGGATCGAGGAGAGGCTCAGGATCGCCAGGGAGTGCCTCCTGAGGGCCAAAGACACTGAGGTCTCTGCCCATCATCAACGCATGCGCGTCAATGGATTCGATTCCTTCGATTCTTGTACGAAATCTTCACGGTGTACTCATGTCATGTAGAGTTGGATACCAAAATCCAAAGGCTCGTATGCGCGATCCGCGGTCGAGCTGATGAAGCTGGCCAAGGCGACCGTCGACGAGTTCTTCGGGATCCCAGTGAGCGCCAGGGACGACATGGTTCAGAACGTCGCCGACGGCTTGGGTGCCATCTTTCAGGAGTACATCACCTTCCTCGCGTCTTGTGGTATGCTGACGATCACGACTGCACTGAAAAGCTGCAGCTTATGAAGCTCGTACCATCGGGGTTTTTTTTTCACATGCTTTTGTGCTTGGCTCAACAAACAAACAGGCACCAAGCAGAGCTACATCTGTTAATCTATTCTGATCATATCGATCATAGATCTAGTCGGATACATCTCGTAAATAAATAGCATGTCCTAGTACATGAACTAGACAGAGAATAGATGGAGGAGTAGTAGCTAGGTTACCGACCATCGTAGGCCTTCTATCCAGAGGCGGCTGCCATGGACGTTGCGTCGGTGTCTGCGCGAGGGCatcgacggtcggtgaagacgggTGGACGGCACAGTGCAGTGGTGGCGGTGACGCGGtccggtggcggcgcggctggtggctttcgtcactggctgcgcaccctctagatcggattagggtttgtcggtgggaagctcggctcagacgaacctcgtgtacagagccgccggcccccacctctatttattgcgcagtgtgacagggggccCTCCAGCTATAGTGGGCTGGGCGTCCCCCGATCAGgagcgcggatcaaaggcccaactgggtcgTTGGGCCCaatttgggattagagatcaacctaacaatCTCCCCTTGATCTTCTACCATTttttaatttcatatcatttactttcgTTCATTCCATTGCAGATTaggcgcatagagcatgtttcatcgtcacggtcaattgtcgatagatttaacagtTACAACAATCcactctgttctaaaatagatacttatctttgtgccttcttttgtccaggaattataggctttcctttaaacccatgccggctacatgttctctgaacacgttgggtggtaagccttttgtaagcggatcccgTGAGCATCTTTTcaggtacttatatgctcaagacttatgacatgattccggactttatctttcacaacataatactttatgtcaatgtgtttggcagcaccacttgacttattgttgtgagtatactgtactgccggattattatcgcattataacttaagtggtctatagatgtcagtcaaccaccttcaaaccgggtatgaacttctttagccagttcacctaccccgttgcctcataacacgctacaaactcgtcatacattgtgaacgatgtagtgacggtttgctttgagcttttctatgaaatagctccccctgctatagtgaatacatatccagacgtagattttctatcatctcccgcataatcagaatctgaatatcccactatatggagtgaatcagatcttctatacgtcatcatgaggcttttcgttccttgcaaataacacaagactttctttactaatttctagagttatgttccaggattgctctgaaatctgccaagtaacccggtaacaaatgccaagtcagggcgcgtacatacttgagcatattgcaagcttccgacagctgaagcatatggaaccactttcatttgatcgatctcatattggtt
It encodes:
- the LOC136449561 gene encoding protein NRT1/ PTR FAMILY 5.2-like — translated: MGAGARDEEAAAGGHGTTGSLAMEKPQQGGAEYAQDGSVDLRGNPVLRSKRGGWTACSFIVVYELFERMAYYGIASNLIIYLTDKLHQGTVEASNNVTNWSGTVFITPLFGAYVADAYLGRYWTFVLGSAIYFLGMVLLVLSVSLPALKPPPCNAAGVCPKASALQLGVYFGGLYIIAFGNGGTKPNISTIGADQFDDFDPREKMHKLSFFNWWMFTIFLGILFSSTVLVYLQDNVSWSIGYGIPTLGLMVSISIFLAGTRLYRHKVPQGSAFTSMGRVIAAALWKWSVPVPADAKELHELDLEEYTRKRRFRMDSTNAMRFLNKAAVPVNDNKDGGSLDTTWSLCTVTQVEETKQILKLMPLLVTMFMPCTLIAQTNTLFVKQGTTMDRHMGPHFEIPPASLAAFVTLTMLVSIVVYDRVFVKAVRRYTGNPRGITLLQRMGTGMLLQVVTMAVASVIESRRLAYARSHGLDVTGGQLGLTIFVLLPQFVLMGLADAFLVVGKLEFFYDQAPEGMKSLGTAMSLTAYGIGNILSSFLLSTVTRITRERGNAWVKNNLNASNLDYYYAFLTVLGGVNFVAFLALSTRYRYKAQSSDTIDIVIGLETEKAKLQAEPLG